Proteins encoded within one genomic window of Hevea brasiliensis isolate MT/VB/25A 57/8 chromosome 8, ASM3005281v1, whole genome shotgun sequence:
- the LOC110668056 gene encoding uncharacterized protein LOC110668056 — protein MASAAIRCHGNRHFINSRWPGDTSPINQNARVGMCSVSKNACSRRKRWRICSMSMGKRTGIAVANYKNKINGGDEVAVVYEKLDEWMKNSVVEIVKNLREAPLLVQIYDKGETTTLKTEKAVEEQTWPLVMRKWEKREAPLPEGVIFVEQLEKDEKEEVEGEGEGEGEGMTRAWGIVVQGKGVDCGPVCYLLKTSRAGSSGLGVCCTHFCLMRVKNFRESARSQLKNCWLLQGQ, from the coding sequence ATGGCATCGGCGGCTATTCGTTGTCACGGAAACCGGCATTTCATCAATAGCCGTTGGCCGGGAGATACTTCTCCGATTAATCAGAATGCTCGTGTAGGGATGTGTTCCGTCTCGAAAAATGCTTGTTCCAGACGGAAACGATGGAGGATTTGTTCGATGTCGATGGGGAAAAGGACGGGAATAGCGGtggcaaattataagaataagatCAACGGCGGTGATGAGGTGGCGGTTGTATATGAGAAGTTGGATGAGTGGATGAAAAATTCGGTGGTGGAGATCGTGAAGAATTTACGAGAAGCGCCTTTGCTGGTACAGATTTACGATAAGGGAGAAACAACGACGTTGAAGACGGAGAAGGCGGTGGAGGAGCAAACGTGGCCTTTGGTGATGCGAAAATGGGAGAAAAGAGAAGCGCCATTGCCTGAAGGGGTAATATTCGTGGAGCAATTGGAAAAGGATGAGAAAGAGGAAGTGGAAGGGGAAGGGGAAGGGGAAGGGGAAGGGATGACGAGGGCTTGGGGAATAGTTGTGCAGGGGAAAGGGGTTGATTGTGGGCCGGTGTGCTACTTGTTGAAGACGAGCAGAGCTGGGTCATCGGGCTTAGGAGTCTGCTGCACCCATTTCTGCTTGATGAGGGTGAAGAATTTTAGGGAAAGTGCCAGGTCTCAGCTCAAGAATTGCTGGTTGCTACAAGGGCAATAA